The Halomonas sp. KG2 genome segment TAGTCAGGAGGAAAAATGAAAGTAGTCATCCATATTGATGATTCAGCCCAATGGCAAGCCGCTCTAGAAAAAGCGTTGCCCCAGGCCACTGTATTGACAAGTGACGCACCTGAAGATGAACGCAAAAACGCTGACTACCTTGCCGTTTGGAAAGCTCCAGAGCATTTACTGCAGGAACAAGACCAGCTCAAAGGCATTATCAACCTGGGAGCAGGTGTTGATTACTTACTGAAAACACCCGGCCTTCCAAGCGATGTTCCTATCGTGAAATTACGTGATGCTGGCATGGGCGAACTCATGGCAGATTACGTGCTATATGGCGTACTGCACTTCTACCGCAGCATGGATAGCTACGCCACTCAACAGCAGAGCGCTACCTGGAAGCCCCAAGCCGTGCCTGAAAAAACACAGTGGCCAGTTGGCGTATTAGGCCTTGGCGCAATCGGCAGTTACGTAGCCACTCACTTGTCGCAAGCAGGGTTCCCCGTACTTGGCTGGAGCCGCTCAGCTAAACAGATTAGCGGCGTATGCTGCCTGCATGGCGATGAAGGGCTTGATGAACTGCTTGGCCAAGTGCAGAGCTTAGTCACTATTTTGCCAGATACCGCGGCTACGGAAGGTATTCTTAACGCAGAACGGCTAGCAAAATTACCCGAAGGTGCCAGTGTTATTAACCCCGGTCGCGGCAGCCTAATCGATGAACAGGCGTTACTCGATGCGCTCGGTGAAACGAATAAGCCAGGACATCTGCGTGGTGCCCTGCTAGACGTTTTCTGTGAAGAGCCTCTTCCAACCAACCACCCCCTTTGGCAGCATCCAAACGTGGTAGTAACGCCTCATATGGCAGCACCTACACCACTCAATGACGCCATTGATCAAGTC includes the following:
- a CDS encoding glyoxylate/hydroxypyruvate reductase A; amino-acid sequence: MKVVIHIDDSAQWQAALEKALPQATVLTSDAPEDERKNADYLAVWKAPEHLLQEQDQLKGIINLGAGVDYLLKTPGLPSDVPIVKLRDAGMGELMADYVLYGVLHFYRSMDSYATQQQSATWKPQAVPEKTQWPVGVLGLGAIGSYVATHLSQAGFPVLGWSRSAKQISGVCCLHGDEGLDELLGQVQSLVTILPDTAATEGILNAERLAKLPEGASVINPGRGSLIDEQALLDALGETNKPGHLRGALLDVFCEEPLPTNHPLWQHPNVVVTPHMAAPTPLNDAIDQVIAYIKAFEAGESLATISPAAGY